One genomic window of Phalacrocorax aristotelis chromosome 21, bGulAri2.1, whole genome shotgun sequence includes the following:
- the ELK4 gene encoding ETS domain-containing protein Elk-4: MDSAITLWQFLLQLLQEPQNKNIICWTSSDGEFKLLQAEEVARLWGIRKNKPSMNYDKLSRALRYYYVKNIIKKVNGKKFVYKFVSYPEILNMDPLVVGRIEGDPEMAGFAEVSSAPKDVENCGKEKSQSCAKSSSRNDYIHSGLYSSFTLNSLNSSSVKLFRSIKIENPAEKLMEKKPAQDPTPSVIKFVTMPSKKPSSVPLVSTTTAVSATSTASATSTASSLPMGSEETLQTLETLVLPKLTVPEAPAPLPNLTTSFTPTPPISSVSPTLQVPSTPPSPPLSSNPDLDIDTDIESVASQQLEQAQSLQHQSPEPKEQDSSVLEKEFANHLSRSKKPKGLELAPTLVITGSDPSPLGILSPSLPTASLTPAFFSQTPILLTPSPLLSSIHFWSTLSPVAPLSPARLQGANTLFQFPSVLNSHGPFTLSGLDGPSTPGPFSPDLQKT; this comes from the exons ATGGACAGTGCTATCACCCTGTGGCAGTTCCTCCTCCAACTCCTCCAAGAGCCTCAGAACAAGAATATCATCTGCTGGACCTCCAGTGACGGGGAGTTCAaactgctgcaggcagaggaggtggcCAGACTCTGGGGAATCCGCAAGAACAAGCCCAGTATGAACTATGATAAACTCAGCCGTGCTCTCAGATACTATTATGTGAAG AATATCATTAAAAAAGTGAATGGTAAGAAGTTTGTGTACAAGTTTGTTTCTTATCCGGAGATTTTAAATATGGATCCACTTGTTGTGGGCCGTATCGAAGGAGACCCTGAAATGGCTGGTTTTGCGGAAGTTAGCAGTGCTCCGAAGGACGTGGAAAACTGTGGGAAGGAGAAGTCGCAGTCGTGTGCTAAATCCTCCAGCCGCAATGACTACATCCACTCAGGCTTGTACTCCTCTTTTACTCTGAACTCGCTGAACTCTTCCAGCGTAAAACTCTTCAGGTCCATCAAGATTGAGAATCCAGCTGAGAAGCTGATGGAGAAGAAACCTGCTCAGGATCCCACACCCTCTGTCATCAAGTTTGTAACCATGCCCTCCAAAAAGCCTTCATCTGTCCCTCTGGTCTCTACCACGACAGCGGTCTCTGCCACTTCCACCGCTTCTGCTACTTCAACCGCATCCTCTCTTCCCATGGGATCGGAAGAAACTCTCCAGACCTTGGAGACGCTTGTCCTACCCAAGTTAACTGTCCCCGAAGCTCCAGCACCTTTGCCAAACCTAACCACCAGCTTCACCCCAACTCCGCCCATATCCTCAGTTTCTCCCACTCTGCAAGTCCCTTCCACACCGCCATCGCCGCCCCTGAGCTCTAATCCTGACCTGGACATTGACACGGACATAGAGTCTGTGGCTtctcagcagctggagcaggctcaGAGCCTTCAGCATCAATCCCCAGAGCCCAAAGAGCAGGATTCGTCTGTGCTGGAGAAGGAATTTGCCAATCACCTCTCCAGATCTAAGAAACCCAAAGGGCTGGAGTTGGCTCCTACTCTCGTCATTACGGGCAGTGATCCAAGTCCGCTGGGGATTCTGAGTCCTTCTCTCCCAACTGCTTCTCTTACTCCAGCATTTTTCTCTCAG ACTCCCATCTTGCTGACCCCAAGTCCCTTGCTCTCCAGTATTCACTTCTGGAGTACGCTAAGCCCAGTCGCTCCTCTCAGTCCTGCGAGGTTGCAAGGTGCTAATACACTCTTTCAG TTTCCATCAGTGCTGAACAGTCATGGCCCATTTACTCTGTCTGGACTGGATGGACCTTCTACGCCCGGCCCATTTTCCCCTGATCTACAGAAGACATAG